A section of the Cydia splendana chromosome 1, ilCydSple1.2, whole genome shotgun sequence genome encodes:
- the LOC134796851 gene encoding xanthine dehydrogenase: MGLLNADEEIDEVSTVLVFYVNGKKVVEPNPDPEWTLLWYLRKRLRLTGTKLGCAEGGCGACTVMVSKYNRTEKKIIHLAVNACLAPLCAMHGLAVTTVEGIGSTRTKLHPVQERIAKAHGSQCGFCTPGIVMSMYALLRSCSKIKYSDMEVAFQGNLCRCTGYRAIIEGYKTFIEDWESERIANGTPHATSNGTSNGVCAMGKACCKNKDKEEYKGETEFIFERSSFLPYDSSQEPIFPPELKLSSAYDDQYLIFRGERVKWYRPTTLNSILKLKEQFPDAKIVVGNTEVGVEVKFKHFVYPVIIMPNCVPEMNNIIETENGFTVGAAVTLMEVENNFRKVIDTLPKYKTRTLKTIINMLNWFAGKQIRNVAAIGGNIMTGSPISDLNPILMSLKVKLNLLSKKEGHRSVLMDETFFTGYRRNVVKPDEILLSIEIPFSSRFQYVKAYKQAKRREDDISIVTASINVQFEDNTKIIKRMNMAFGGMAPVTTIATKTSKALNGLIWNEDMLEKAYSHMIEELPLAPSAPGGNIQFRRALTMSLFFKAYLAISKEMTKDYLQEELIIPYHSSGAEQFHGVMPKSSQYFDLVGEKQLPSDAVGRPITHMSAYKQAAGEAIYCDDMPLAEGELYLAFVLSTKAHAKLLSVDPKEALKQPGVVAYFSAKDVTTEQNTIGPIFHDEELFATEKVISQGQTIGVIVAKDQTTAQDAARKVKVEYEELQPIIVTMEDAIEKKSFYPQFPKTIRRGDVKKVFADPNNIIIEGQCRMGGQEHFYLETHAAFAIPKKEDNEMEIFCSSQHPSEIAKLVSHVIHVPMNRIACRVKRMGGGFGGKESRGMLVALPVALAAHKLQKPVRCMLDRDEDMQMTGTRHPFLIKYKVAASKEGKIMGAIVNIYNNGGYSIDLSGPVVERAMFHYENAYYIPNVEVTGHVCKTNLPSNTAFRGFGGPQGMFGAENMVQDLAMRLGKSVEEISRLNLYTENQITHYGQVLEHCTLQRCWDECVEKSNLAERKKNIQKFNKQHRWRKRGISIIPTKFGIAFTEKLLNQAGALLIVYVDGSVLLSHGGTEMGQGLHTKMIQVASRALGIDVSKIHISDTATDKVPNTSATAASAGSDLNGMAVLEACETIMKRLQPYKEKKPEGKWEDWVLAAYLDRVSLSSTGFHATPGIGYNFQKNEGVPFNYFTYGVACSEVEIDCLSGDHQVIRSDIVMDLGESLNPAIDIGQIEGGFVQGQGLFTIEELIYSPNGTLFSRGPGAYKIPGFGDIPLEFNVSLLKGAPNPRAVYSSKAVGEPPLFLASSVFFAIKDAIRAARADAGVPVDFYMDAPATSARIRMACEDHITQKLDQPKKGSFVPWNVVP, translated from the exons GTGGTGGAACCGAACCCAGACCCGGAATGGACGCTGCTATGGTACCTGCGCAAGCGCCTGCGCCTGACGGGCACGAAACTGGGCTGCGCCGAGGGCGGCTGCGGCGCCTGCACTGTCATGGTCTCCAAATATAATCGCACCGAGAAAAAAATCAT TCACTTGGCAGTAAACGCCTGTTTAGCACCATTATGCGCAATGCACGGGCTGGCAGTGACGACAGTCGAAGGGATAGGCTCGACTAGAACAAAGCTGCACCCCGTCCAAGAACGAATAGCTAAAGCACACGGGTCCCAATGCGGATTCTGTACACCAGGCATCGTTATGTCCATGTATGCACTACTCAGAAGCTGCAGCAAAATAAAATACTCAGACATGGAAGTCGCCTTCCAGGGCAACTTATGCAGATGCACGGGGTACAGAGCCATTATAGAGGGATACAAAACGTTCATTGAAGATTGGGAGTCAGAGAGAATTGCTAACGGTACGCCTCATGCAACTTCGAATGGAACTTCAAATGGTGTATGTGCCATGGGTAAAGCCTGCTGCAAAAATAAAGACAAAGAGGAATACAAAGGTGAAACCGAGTTTATATTTGAGAGATCATCTTTCTTGCCATATGACTCTAGCCAAGAACCAATCTTTCCACCTGAACTGAAATTATCCTCAGCTTACGACGATCAATACCTAATTTTCAGAGGTGAACGCGTAAAATGGTATCGCCCAACAACGTTAAATTCAATATTGAAACTAAAAGAACAGTTCCCTGATGCCAAAATAGTTGTTGGTAATACAGAAGTTGGTGTAGAAGTTAAGTTTAAACATTTTGTGTATCCAGTCATAATCATGCCCAACTGCGTCCCAGAAATGAACAATATTATTGAAACTGAAAACGGATTTACTGTTGGTGCTGCCGTAACATTGATGGAAGTAGAAAACAATTTCAGAAAAGTAATCGACACCCTACCGAAGTACAAGACTAGAACACTTAAAACCATTATAAATATGCTGAATTGGTTTGCGGGCAAACAGATTCGGAATGTAGCCGCTATAGGAGGCAATATAATGACTGGAAGTCCTATTTCTGACCTAAATCCGATATTAATGTCACTAAAGGTAAAACTTAACCTCTTAAGTAAGAAAGAAGGCCATCGTTCTGTATTAATGGATGAAACGTTTTTCACTGGATATAGGAGAAACGTAGTAAAACCAGACGAGATATTGTTGTCAATTGAAATTCCATTTTCCTCGCGGTTTCAATATGTAAAGGCATACAAGCAAGCTAAAAGACGAGAGGATGATATATCTATCGTGACAGCTTCAATAAACGTTCAATTTGAAGATAACACCAAAATTATAAAGCGTATGAACATGGCTTTTGGTGGCATGGCCCCAGTTACTACGATCGCTACTAAGACAAGTAAAGCATTAAATGGACTAATATGGAATGAAGACATGCTCGAAAAAGCGTACTCACACATGATCGAAGAATTACCACTGGCTCCCTCAGCACCTGGAGGAAATATTCAATTCAGACGAGCTCTAACCATGAGTTTGTTCTTCAAAGCATACTTAGCAATAAGTAAGGAAATGACAAAAGACTATTTACAGGAAGAACTCATAATACCGTACCACAGTAGCGGTGCTGAGCAATTTCATGGTGTCATGCCCAAAAGCTCCCAATATTTTGATCTTGTAGGTGAGAAGCAACTTCCAAGTGATGCCGTGGGTAGACCAATCACTCACATGTCAGCTTACAAACAAGCTGCCGGAGAAGCAATTTATTGCGATGATATGCCTCTTGCGGAAGGTGAATTATACTTGGCTTTTGTGCTCAGTACGAAAGCACATGCAAAATTATTATCAGTAGATCCGAAGGAGGCCCTGAAACAACCGGGAGTTGTAGCATATTTCTCTGCTAAAGACGTAACTACTGAACAGAATACAATTGGACCAATATTTCACGATGAGGAATTATTTGCTACTGAGAAAGTTATAAGTCAGGGCCAAACTATTGGAGTGATTGTAGCAAAAGATCAGACAACAGCTCAAgatgctgccagaaaagtaaaAGTAGAATACGAGGAACTCCAACCAATAATTGTGACAATGGAAGATGCAATTGAGAAAAAATCATTTTACCCGCAGTTCCCAAAAACAATTCGTAGAGGTGACGTGAAAAAAGTATTTGCAGACCCAAACAACATTATTATTGAAGGTCAGTGTCGAATGGGAGGACAAGAACACTTTTACTTGGAAACACATGCAGCCTTTGCCATTCCTAAAAAAGAAGATAACGAGATGGAAATATTCTGCTCCAGCCAGCATCCATCAGAAATAGCC aaattgGTTAGTCATGTTATACACGTGCCTATGAATAGGATCGCATGTCGTGTTAAGCGGATGGGTGGAGGCTTCGGTGGCAAAGAGTCACGAGGTATGCTGGTAGCACTGCCTGTGGCCCTGGCTGCCCACAAACTCCAGAAGCCAGTACGTTGTATGCTCGACCGAGACGAAGATATGCAGATGACTGGCACTAGACACCCGTTCTTGATCAAGTACAAAGTTGCAGCATCGAAGGAGGGAAAAATTATGGGAGCTATTGTCAATATTTACAACAATGGAGGATACTCAATTGACTTATCAGGACCA GTTGTTGAAAGAGCCATGTTCCATTATGAGAACGCGTATTACATTCCCAATGTAGAGGTTACGGGACATGTATGTAAAACTAATCTACCATCCAACACAGCATTCCGAGGTTTCGGAGGGCCACAAGGAATGTTTGGCGCCGAAAACATGGTCCAAGACCTGGCGATGAGACTTGGAAAGAGCGTGGAAGAAATTAGTAGACTGAATCTGTACACAGAAAACCAGATCACGCACTACGGGCAAGTTTTAGAGCACTGCACTTTGCAGAGATGTTGGGACGAATGTGTTGAAAAAAGTAACTTAGCTGAAAGGAAGAAAAATATTCAAAAGTTTAACAA ACAGCACCGTTGGAGAAAACGTGGCATATCCATCATACCCACTAAATTCGGAATTGCATTCACAGAAAAATTACTTAATCAAGCTGGTGCTCTGCTCATAGTTTATGTCGATGGGTCAGTGCTTCTGTCCCACGGAGGCACCGAGATGGGCCAAGGTCTTCACACCAAAATGATACAAGTGGCTTCGCGAGCTCTAGGCATCGATGTGTCTAAAATACATATTAGTGACACTGCCACTGATAAAGTTCCTAATACATCGGCCACAGCAGCTAGCGCTGGCTCTGACCTTAACGGCATGGCTGTTCTGGAAGCTTGTGAAACCATCATGAAACGTCTTCAACCCTACAAGGAGAAGAAACCAGAAGGAAAATGGGAAGACTGGGTTTTAGCTGCCTATTTAGATCGCGTCAGCTTATCATCTACAGGTTTTCATGCCACACCCGGTATTGGATACAATTTCCAGAAAAACGAGGGAGTACCTTTCAACTACTTCACTTATGGAGTGGCTTGCTCGGAAGTTGAAATCGATTGCCTCAGTGGCGATCACCAGGTGATTAGATCAGACATCGTCATGGATTTGGGTGAAAGTCTGAACCCGGCTATAGATATCGGACAGATTGAAGGCGGTTTTGTGCAAGGCCAAGGCCTGTTTACTATcgaagaattgatttactcaccTAATGGAACATTGTTCTCACGAGGTCCTGGGGCGTACAAAATACCTGGTTTTGGAGATATTCCGCTGGAGTTCAACGTATCGTTACTGAAAGGAGCTCCAAATCCCCGAGCTGTCTATTCTTCAAAG GCCGTTGGCGAGCCTCCACTGTTCTTGGCGTCATCGGTGTTCTTCGCGATCAAGGATGCGATCCGCGCGGCGCGCGCCGACGCGGGCGTCCCGGTGGACTTCTACATGGATGCGCCGGCGACTTCGGCGCGTATTCGGATGGCTTGCGAAGATCATATCACACAGAAG cTTGATCAACCCAAGAAAGGTAGCTTCGTGCCGTGGAACGTAGTACCTTAA